From one Excalfactoria chinensis isolate bCotChi1 chromosome 9, bCotChi1.hap2, whole genome shotgun sequence genomic stretch:
- the SLITRK3 gene encoding SLIT and NTRK-like protein 3, giving the protein MMKPSSAETLHKGRMWWIILLSTIALAWTTPIPLIEDSEELDEPCFDPCYCEVKESLFHIHCDNKGFINISQITESWSRPFKLYLQRNSMRKLYTNSFLHLNNAVSINLGNNALQDIQTGAFNGLRVLKRLYLHENKLDIFRNDTFLGLESLEYLQADYNVIKRIESGAFRNLSKLRVLILNDNLIPMLPTNLFKSVSLTHLDLRGNRLKVLSYRGMLDHIGRSLMEIQLEENPWNCTCEIVQLKSWLERIPYTALVGDITCETPFHFHGKDLREIKRSKLCPMLSDSEVEASLGIPQLSSSKENAWPTKPSSMLSSFHFTASSVEYKTSNKQPKPTKQPRAPRPPPTPRGLYPGPNQPPVAAYQTRPPIPIICPTGCSCSLHINDLGLTVNCKERGFHNISELLPRPLNAKKLYLSGNLIQKIYRSDFWNFSSLDLLHLGNNRISYVQDGAFINLPNLKSLYLNGNDIERLTPGMFRGLQSLHYLYFEYNLIREIQPAAFSLMPNLKLLFLNDNLLRTLPTDAFAGTSLARLNLRNNHFFALPVAGVLEHLHAIVQIDLKLNPWDCTCELVPLKQWLEALSSVSVVGEVLCASPERLARRDLRALELAALCPAALRPAAAAAASPPAAAAPPPPAATGAAAYELPPPGAAVPLSVLILSLLVLFFSAVLVAAGLFAFVLRRRRRKLPFRGPRAEAADLGGVPLRCPRLCEEGGGGGGGGGGGGGGGERSPEKAPPAGHVYDYIPHPVTQMCNNPIYKPREEEEEAAGGGGGGEAAELLRGGGERFSHAAAAGAAQEPGTNYRTLLEKEQEWSLAVSSSQLNTIVAVHPQHPAGGGLAAGPGAPGGAAAGGCGGGGGGGAPRDRERPPCAVGFVDCLYGTVPKLKELHVHPPGMQYPDLQQDARLKETLLFAAGKGFSDHQTPTSEYLELRAKLQTKPDYLEVLEKTTYRF; this is encoded by the coding sequence ATGATGAAACCTTCCTCGGCAGAGACGCTTCACAAAGGAAGGATGTGGTGGATAATTCTTCTAAGCACAATTGCTCTAGCATGGACTACACCCATTCCCTTGATAGAGGACTCGGAGGAACTGGATGAGCCTTGCTTCGATCCATGCTACTGTGAAGTGAAGGAGAGCCTTTTCCATATACATTGCGACAACAAGGGATTTATAAATATTAGTCAGATAACAGAGTCGTGGTCGAGACCTTTTAAACTTTATCTGCAGAGGAATTCCATGAGGAAATTGTACACCAACAGTTTTCTTCACTTAAACAACGCTGTGTCCATTAACCTTGGGAACAATGCACTGCAGGACATTCAGACAGGGGCTTTTAATGGGCTCCGGGTCCTAAAGAGGTTGTATTTGCACGAGAACAAATTGGACATTTTCAGAAACGACACTTTCCTGGGTTTGGAAAGTCTGGAATATCTGCAGGCAGATTACAATGTCATTAAGCGGATTGAAAGCGGGGCGTTTCGAAACCTAAGTAAATTGAGGGTCCTTATCCTAAATGACAATCTCATCCCCATGCTTCCCACCAACCTATTTAAGTCCGTGTCCTTAACCCACTTGGACTTGCGTGGGAACAGGTTGAAAGTGCTTTCGTACCGCGGAATGTTGGACCACATTGGCAGGAGCCTGATGGAGATTCAGCTGGAGGAGAACCCGTGGAACTGCACGTGTGAGATCgtgcagctgaagagctggctggaGCGCATCCCCTACACCGCCTTGGTGGGGGACATCACCTGTGAGACCCCCTTCCACTTCCACGGCAAGGACCTGCGGGAAATCAAACGGAGCAAGCTGTGCCCCATGCTGTCTGACTCCGAGGTGGAAGCCAGCCTGGGCATCCCCCAGCTGTCCTCCAGCAAGGAGAATGCGTGGCCCACCAAGCCTTCCTCCATGCTGTCCTCCTTCCATTTCACCGCTTCCTCGGTTGAGTACAAAACGTCCAACAAGCAGCCCAAGCCCACCAAGCAGCCCCGGGCACCCCGGCCGCCCCCGACGCCCCGCGGGCTGTACCCCGGGCCCAACCAGCCGCCCGTGGCCGCCTACCAGACCCggccccccatccccatcatcTGTCCCAcgggctgctcctgcagcttgcACATCAACGACCTGGGCCTGACGGTCAACTGCAAGGAGCGGGGCTTCCACAACATCTCCGAGCTCCTGCCCAGGCCCCTGAACGCCAAGAAGCTGTACCTGAGCGGGAATTTGATACAGAAAATCTACCGCTCCGATTTCTGgaatttttcctctttggatCTCTTACACCTGGGGAACAACCGCATCTCCTACGTGCAGGACGGGGCTTTTATCAACCTACCCAATCTCAAGAGCCTCTACCTGAACGGCAACGACATCGAGCGGCTCACTCCGGGCATGTTCCGGGGCCTGCAGAGCTTGCATTACCTGTACTTCGAGTACAACCTGATCAGGGAAATCCAGCCGGCGGCCTTCAGCCTCATGCCCAACCTGAAGTTGCTCTTCCTCAACGACAACCTGCTGCGCACTCTGCCCACCGACGCCTTCGCCGGCACCTCGCTGGCCCGGCTCAACCTCCGCAACAACCACTTCTTTGCGCTGCCGGTGGCCGGGGTGCTGGAGCACCTGCACGCCATCGTGCAGATCGACCTGAAGCTCAACCCGTGGGACTGCACCTGCGAGCTGGTGCCGCTCAAGCAGTGGCTGGAGGCCCTCAGCTCGGTCAGCGTGGTGGGCGAGGTGCTGTGCGCCAGCCCCGAGCGCTTGGCTCGCCGCGACCTCCGCGCCCTGGAGCTGGCTGCGCTGTgccccgccgccctccgccccgccgccgccgccgccgcttcgccccccgccgccgccgcccctccgccgcccgccgccaccGGCGCCGCCGCCTACGAGCTGCCCCCGCCCGGCGCCGCCGTGCCGCTCTCCGTCCTCATCCTCAGCCTCCTCGTCCTCTTCTTCTCCGCCGTGCTGGTGGCCGCCGGGCTCTTCGCCTTCGtgctccgccgccgccggcgGAAGCTGCCGTTCCGCGGCCCGCGGGCGGAGGCGGCCGACCTGGGCGGAGTGCCGCTGCGCTGCCCGCGGCTCTGCGAGgagggaggcggcggcggcggcggcggcggcggagggggCGGCGGAGGGGAACGCTCCCCGGAGAAGGCGCCCCCGGCGGGCCACGTCTACGACTACATCCCGCACCCGGTGACCCAGATGTGCAACAACCCCATCTACAAGCcgcgggaggaggaggaggaggcggcggggggaggcggcggcggggaggcGGCCGAGCTGCTGCGGGGCGGCGGCGAGCGCTTCTCCCACGCTGCCGCCGCTGGAGCCGCGCAGGAGCCGGGTACCAACTACCGCACTTTGCTGGAGAAAGAGCAGGAGTGGAGCCTGGCCGTGTCCAGCTCGCAGCTCAACACCATCGTCGCCGTCCACCCCCAGCACCCCGCGGGCGGAGGGCTGGCGGCGGGCCCCGGAGCTCccgggggggcggcggcgggggggtgcggcggcggcggcggcgggggggcCCCGCGGGACCGCGAGCGGCCGCCGTGCGCCGTGGGCTTCGTGGACTGCCTGTACGGCACCGTGCCCAAGCTGAAGGAACTGCACGTGCACCCCCCTGGCATGCAATACCCGGACCTGCAGCAGGACGCCAGGCTCAAGGAAACCCTTCTCTTCGCGGCCGGAAAGGGCTTCTCAGACCACCAAACCCCCACAAGCGAATACCTCGAGTTAAGGGCCAAACTCCAAACCAAGCCGGATTACCTCGAAGTCCTGGAGAAGACCACGTATCGGTTCTga